A single Parabacteroides timonensis DNA region contains:
- a CDS encoding alpha/beta hydrolase, whose product MIRSYILFVFLFVSSILSAQKDISYTVEKDIPYRTTGDPYGLERCKLDIYYPENVKDFGTVVWFHGGGLSGGSKFIPDELKNCGLAVVAVNYRLLPKCNIKDCIDDAAAAVAWTFKTIEKYGGSRGRIFVSGHSAGGYLTNMIGLDKKWLQVYGVDADSIAALIPFSGHAISHFAYRESLGMKETQPSIDEYAPLYYVRPDAPPLIIVSGDREMEMLGRYEENAYFWRMMKVAGHKETYIYELDGYDHGSMAAPAFHILKNHVKKILEKH is encoded by the coding sequence ATGATCAGGTCTTATATTTTATTTGTTTTCCTTTTCGTATCTTCCATTCTTTCCGCTCAGAAGGATATTAGTTATACTGTAGAAAAAGATATACCTTATCGGACCACAGGCGATCCTTATGGCTTGGAACGTTGTAAACTGGATATTTATTATCCGGAAAATGTGAAGGACTTCGGTACAGTTGTTTGGTTCCATGGAGGTGGTTTGTCCGGTGGAAGTAAATTTATTCCGGATGAGTTGAAGAATTGTGGTCTGGCTGTCGTGGCTGTTAACTACCGGTTGTTGCCTAAATGTAATATTAAGGATTGTATTGACGATGCAGCTGCTGCGGTTGCCTGGACTTTTAAAACGATAGAGAAATACGGTGGTAGTCGTGGCCGGATTTTTGTTTCCGGACATTCTGCAGGAGGTTATCTGACAAATATGATCGGCCTGGATAAAAAATGGTTGCAGGTCTATGGTGTGGATGCAGACTCAATTGCTGCATTAATACCTTTTAGTGGGCATGCTATCAGCCATTTCGCTTATCGGGAGTCTTTGGGGATGAAGGAGACACAGCCAAGCATCGACGAATATGCACCGCTTTACTATGTTCGTCCGGATGCTCCTCCTTTAATTATCGTTTCAGGAGATCGGGAAATGGAAATGTTAGGGCGTTATGAAGAGAATGCTTATTTCTGGAGAATGATGAAAGTAGCCGGACATAAAGAGACATATATTTATGAGTTGGATGGCTATGATCACGGTTCGATGGCTGCACCGGCTTTTCATATACTAAAGAATCATGTGAAAAAGATTTTGGAAAAACATTGA